In the genome of Xenopus laevis strain J_2021 chromosome 1S, Xenopus_laevis_v10.1, whole genome shotgun sequence, one region contains:
- the fcho2.S gene encoding F-BAR domain only protein 2 isoform X5: MVMVYFLENFWGEKNSGFDVLYHNMKHGQISTKELSEFIRERSTIEEVYSRSMTKLAKSASNYTQLGTFGLVWDVFKTSTEKLAGCHLELVKKLQDLIKEVQKYGEEQLKAHKKTKEEVSGTLEAVQNIQSITQALQKAKDLYNAKCLEQEKLKKEGAAAKEIEKAAVKTKKATESYKLCVEKYAAAKQDFEQKMAETAQKFQDIEEAHLIRVKEIIESFSHSINEVHIQIGQVHEDLINNMANITVDSLLQKFAESKGTGKERPGPVEFEECNTAVVVEGVKQRKRKTFGLPAIIKKEKDTESVENADADSLNLPAVDEEGFSIKPEEIQNYTKENHFYSSDSDSDEDGPKRFHVEIKPVQPNNGAHNTLASLDELKVSIGNISLSPAVSRQSPAQMNRISSSEDMNRTKLTGQPEKVNSDLLAWDPFFGSSHESSPISSSSSTAAEKEQLGNFPFPPTASAFPFDDTPGCDSANTSHIDFGNSLFDTRGPVNACVETTQPSSSQPQKHWTSFYGIFKQNTGSHRKLQRFHSLYDKADNVPYIISERAQRSCAVAAASDLANISYWSDNVFTEESSVSLEKSSISSSSSSSPFSPVTKHNVSPPARPTTPLSVGSIGPPPRPASRPKLSAAKLCGINEVPRPFSPPLTTNTSPPPSASLTRVESSSSISSSASISAANTPTFVNLIARCLPLKVS; encoded by the exons GGGGAGAAGAACAGCGGCTTTGATGTACTCTATCATAATATGAAACATGGGCAGATATCCACAAAAGAATTGTCTGAATTCATAAGGGAAAG GTCAACAATAGAAGAGGTGTATTCCCGATCAATGACCAAACTTGCCAAGTCTGCGAGCAATTATACACAGCTCGG GACATTTGGGCTGGTCTGGGATGTTTTCAAAACGTCAACAGAAAAATTGGCTGGGTGTCACCTTGAACTTGTTAAAAAACTACAAGATCTCATTAAAGAAGTTCAGAAATATGGGGAAGAGCAGCTTAAAGCTCATAAAAag ACAAAAGAGGAAGTATCTGGAACCTTAGAGGCCGTGCAAAACATCCAGAGTATTACACAAGCTCTGCAGAAAGCCAAGGATCTTTATAATGCAAAGTGCTTAGAGCAAGAGAAGTTAAAAAAGGAGGGGGCAGCAGCAAAAGAAATAGAAAAG gcAGCTGTCAAAACGAAAAAAGCAACAGAAAGCTATAAACTCTGTGTCGAAAAATATGCTGCTGCTAAACAGGATTTTGAGCAGAAGATGGCAGAAACAGCCCAG AAATTCCAGGATATTGAAGAAGCTCATCTCATCCGTGTAAAAGAAATCATTGAGTCTTTCTCCCATTCCATCAATGAAGTCCATATCCAGATTGGTCAG GTTCATGAAGACTTAATAAACAACATGGCAAACATCACCGTGGATAGCCTATTACAGAAGTTTGCAGAGTCTAAAGGAACTGGGAAGGAAAGGCCAG GTCCCGTTGAATTTGAAGAATGTAACACAGCAGTGGTAGTGGAAG gtgtaaaacaaagaaaaagaaaaacctttggGCTGCCAGCAATAATCAAAAAGGAAAAAGATACAGAATCTGT GGAAAATGCAGATGCTGATTCTCTG AACCTCCCTGCAGTCGATGAAGAGGGATTTAGTATTAAACCAGAAGAAATCCAGAATT ATACCAAAGAAAACCATTTCTACTCAAGTGATTCTGACTCCGATGAAGATGGGCCAAAGAGATTCCACGTGGAGATCAAGCCTGTGCAGCCAAATAATGGGGCACACAACACTCTGGCCTCTCTGGATGAGCTGAAAGTGTCCATAGGAAATATTTCCCTTTCCCCAGCTGTGTCT AGACAAAGTCCG GCACAGATGAACAGGATCTCGTCAA GTGAAGATATGAATAGGACTAAGCTAACAGGACAACCAGA GAAAGTCAACAGCGATCTTCTCGCTTGGGATCCATTTTTTGGCTCATCGCATGAGTCGTCTCCCATTTCCTCCTCAAGCTCCACAG CTGCAGAAAAGGAGCAGTTGGGGAATTTTCCCTTTCCCCCCACAGCTTCTGCCTTTCCATTTGATGACACACCAGGTTGTGATTCTGCAAATACATCCCATATAGACTTTGGCAACAGCCTCTTTGATACCCGTGGCCCAGTAAATGCATGTGTAGAGACCACACAACCCTCCTCTTCACAGCCTCAAAAGCATTGGACCTCTTTTTATGGGATTTTCAAGCAGAATACAGGGAGCCACAGAAAACTTCAAAGATTTCATAGCCTTTATGACAAAGCTGACAATGTGCCGTATATTATATCAGAAAGAGCTCAGAGATCCTGTGCTGTGGCAGCTGCTAGTGACTTGGCTAACATTAGCTATTGGTCAGATAATGTATTCACTGAGGAAAGTTCTGTTTCTTTGGAGAAGTCTTCAATATCTTCATCCTCCAGCAGTAGCCCATTTTCTCCTGTTACTAAGCACAATG TGTCCCCTCCTGCAAGGCCGACTACACCTCTTTCAGTTGGCAGCATCGGCCCACCACCTCGACCTGCTTCACGTCCAAAGCTTTCTGCGGCGAAACTCTGTGGAATTAATGAAGTA ccACGTCCATTCAGCCCTCCATTAACCACGAACACTAGTCCACCTCCGTCAGCCTCCTTGACTCGTGTCGAAAGCTCCTCCTCAATATCCTCGTCCGCTTCTATAAGTGCAGCAAATACTCCAACCTTTG TGAATTTAATTGCGCGTTGTCTACctttgaaggtgtcgtaa